The Acidobacteriota bacterium genomic sequence CGTGGACTCCGCGCAGGTGGAACTGACCAAGGCCGCGTCGCGAATCATGGTCCTGGGCGGATCGTATCCTGCCTACTCTGACCTCGTCAAAAGGAAAGCAGAGCGCGACCAGGCTTCAGAAAGAATCGTAGAAACGATCTCCAGGATTCAGGAAACCGGCTGCCTGGTCAAGGACATTGACCAAGGCCTTATTGATTTTCCCAGTATCATTGAGGGCCAGGAAGCTTTGTTGTGCTGGAAACAGGGGGAGTCGCGAATCGAATACTGGCACGGGCTGGAAGACGGGTTTGCCGGGCGGAAGCGGCTGGAGGGGGGTTCTTCCGGGGAACCGCAGGCAGGGCCGTCACGTCTCCAGTAGATTACGGATTGAGCCGGGGTCTTTTTGTTCATAGAGAAGGGGAAACTGACATGTTGCATCCATTGAGGAGTGAGTGGGTCAAGAATCGGACCGGTCCCATCGTGACGCAGATGCACTACGCGCGGCAGGGCATGGTGACAGAGGAAATGGAGTATGTCGCGAAGCGCGAAGGCCTCTCGCCGGAACTGGTACGGTCAGAAGTCGCGCGTGGGCGCATGATTATCCCTGCCAACATCCGACATGTCGAGCTTGAACCGATGTGCATCGGGATTGCCGCAAAATGCAAGATTAATGCGAACATCGGGAACTCTGCCACCGCCTCTAACTTGCAGGAAGAACTCGAAAAACTTCACGCCTCCGTGCACTTCGGCGCTGACACGGCGATGGACCTGTCAACCGGTGGTGACATTCATGCGATCCGTGAATCCAACCTGAGACACAGTCCAATCCCCATTGGCACGGTGCCTATTTACGAGGCGCTTTCGCGAGTGAAGCAGGTCCGCGACCTCACGCCTGAGATTATGCTGGAAGTCATTGAGAAGCAGGCTGCGCAGGGTGTCGACTACATGACCATCCACGCCGGTGTTCTGCGGGATTTCATTTCACTAACCCGCCACCGCATCACCGGAATCGTCAGCCGGGGCGGCGCCATCATGGCCCAGTGGAGCGCGGAGAACAACCAGGAAAATTTTCTCTATACGCACTTTGAGGAAATCTGCCGGATCTTTCAGAAGTACGACGTTTCGTTTTCACTGGGGGATGGCTTGCGGCCTGGGTGCCTGGCCGACGCCAGCGACGAGGCGCAATTCGCGGAACTCAAAGTTCTGGGCGAACTGACGAAGAAGGCCTGGGAATATGACGTCCAG encodes the following:
- a CDS encoding DUF2203 family protein, producing the protein MKKRAAGRIWPSTGCWKLCSDAVGVKSAEKKRVDKKGAAADSNGERANMTDMSEKYFSRHEAEQLLPMIEGFLKVAQEHKQAVDSAQVELTKAASRIMVLGGSYPAYSDLVKRKAERDQASERIVETISRIQETGCLVKDIDQGLIDFPSIIEGQEALLCWKQGESRIEYWHGLEDGFAGRKRLEGGSSGEPQAGPSRLQ
- the thiC gene encoding phosphomethylpyrimidine synthase ThiC produces the protein MLHPLRSEWVKNRTGPIVTQMHYARQGMVTEEMEYVAKREGLSPELVRSEVARGRMIIPANIRHVELEPMCIGIAAKCKINANIGNSATASNLQEELEKLHASVHFGADTAMDLSTGGDIHAIRESNLRHSPIPIGTVPIYEALSRVKQVRDLTPEIMLEVIEKQAAQGVDYMTIHAGVLRDFISLTRHRITGIVSRGGAIMAQWSAENNQENFLYTHFEEICRIFQKYDVSFSLGDGLRPGCLADASDEAQFAELKVLGELTKKAWEYDVQVMIEGPGHIPMDQIKLQVDKEIELCHEAPFYTLGPLVTDIAPGYDHITSAIGAAMIGWHGASMLCYVTPKEHLGLPNKNDVRQGIIAYKIAAHAADVARKRPGARDRDDALSYARFLFDWNKQFDLSLDPEMARSMHDETLGDEYYKDAAFCSMCGPKFCSMNTTQVMEKHLGLDQKEREQKFVELLAKVEK